The following proteins come from a genomic window of Salvia hispanica cultivar TCC Black 2014 chromosome 4, UniMelb_Shisp_WGS_1.0, whole genome shotgun sequence:
- the LOC125222302 gene encoding uncharacterized protein At4g15970-like, with the protein MQAAVISSFSFPSSFASSKRLKMTTASPDFSRRPGVSTLLLLLVAVVLLSCFLLHTAVQFRITTNNGSPLYSDSKQYSLERVLKVASMPDNTVILTTLNEAWAAPNSVIDLFLESFRIGDQTRWLLNHLVIVSLDQKAFSRCMAVHSHCFSLVTEGVDFSHEAYFMTPDYLKMMWRRIDFLRSVLEMGYNFVFTDADVMWFRDPFPHFHPDTDFQIACDHFSGRSDDLENKPNGGFKFVRSNKRSIEFYKFWHASRGLYPGLHDQDVLNKIKNDSFILEMGLHLRFLDTTYFGGFCEPSEDLDEVCTMHANCCLGLSSKLHDLRILLEDWKMYVSSSPAGSESSGWRVPLNCSLDSLHLYVQQPDPTWPNSI; encoded by the exons ATGCAGGCGGCGGTtatctcttcattttcttttccttcGTCTTTCGCCTCCTCTAAACGCCTAAAAATGACTACGGCGTCTCCGGATTTCTCCCGCCGCCCAGGGGTTTCCACGCTATTGCTGCTGCTCGTGGCGGTGGTGCTCCTTTCCTGCTTCCTCCTCCACACAGCTGTCCAATTTCGAATCACCACTAACAACGGATCACCTCTCTATTCG GACAGTAAACAGTATAGTCTTGAAAGAGTTTTGAAGGTTGCTTCGATGCCAGATAACACAGTGATCTTAACAACATTGAATGAAGCATGGGCAGCTCCAAATTCGGTGATTGATCTATTTCTTGAGAGTTTCCGAATAGGAGACCAAACCCGTTGGTTACTGAACCATTTGGTGATTGTTTCTTTGGATCAAAAGGCATTTTCCCGTTGTATGGCTGTACACTCCCATTGTTTTTCCCTTGTGACTGAAGGAGTTGACTTTTCACATGAGGCTTATTTCATGACCCCGGACTACTTGAAGATGATGTGGAGACGGATTGATTTCCTAAGATCTGTTCTTGAAATGGGATATAACTTTGTTTTCACG GATGCAGACGTTATGTGGTTCAGAGATCCATTTCCTCACTTCCATCCAGATACTGACTTTCAGATAGCATGTGATCACTTCTCAGGCAGATCTGATGATCTAGAAAATAAGCCTAATGGTGGGTTCAAGTTTGTAAGATCAAACAAACGATCTATAGAATTTTACAAGTTCTGGCATGCCTCTCGTGGATTATACCCTGGACTGCACGATCAAGATGTTCTTAATAAGATTAAGAACGACTCCTTCATCCTGGAGATGGGGCTTCACTTGAGATTCTTGGACACTACATACTTTGGCGGGTTCTGTGAACCCAGTGAAGATCTGGATGAAGTTTGTACAATGCATGCAAACTGTTGTTTGGGGTTGAGCAGTAAGCTTCACGACCTCAGAATTTTGCTCGAGGACTGGAAAATGTATGTGTCTTCTTCCCCAGCAGGCTCTGAATCATCTGGTTGGAGAGTTCCACTGAATTGCAG
- the LOC125224525 gene encoding PHD finger protein ALFIN-LIKE 1-like: MASVSSGPRTVEEIFKDYSSRRAGIIRALTYDVDEFYGLCDPEKENLCLYGHTNETWEVNLPAEEVPPELPEPALGINFARDGMNRRDWLSLIAVHSDCWLLSVAFYLGARLNRNERKRLFSMINELPTVFEVVTERKPVKDKPNADSGSKPRGSTKRSSDGQAKSNPRLADESFEEDEDEHSETLCGTCGGNYNADEFWIGCDICERWYHGKCVKITPAKAESIKQYKCPSCMKRGRQ; this comes from the exons ATGGCTTCGGTTTCTTCCGGTCCTCGAACTGTAGAGGAGATCTTCAAAGATTACAGCTCTCGCCGTGCTGGAATCATCCGTGCTTTAACTTAtg ATGTGGATGAATTCTATGGCCTTTGCGATCCAG aGAAGGAAAATCTGTGCCTATATGGGCACACAAATGAAACTTGGGAAGTAAATCTTCCAGCTGAGGAAGTTCCACCGGAACTTCCAGAGCCAGCGCTTGGGATCAATTTTGCTAGGGATGGAATGAATCGAAGAGATTGGCTTTCTCTAATTGCCGTGCATAGCGATTGTTGGTTGCTATCTGTGGCTTTCTACCTTGGGGCCAGGCTGAACCGCAATGAAAG GAAGCGACTCTTCAGCATGATCAACGAGCTGCCAACTGTCTTTGAAGTGGTGACTGAAAGGAAGCCTGTCAAAGACAAGCCTAATGCTGACAGTGGAAGCAAACCTCGTGGTAGCACAAAA AGATCTAGCGACGGCCAGGCTAAAAGCAACCCACGGCTTGCAGATGAGAGTTTCGAAGAGGATGAAGACGAACACAGTGAGACACTCTGCGGAACCTGCGGTGGAAACTACAACGCGGATGAGTTCTGGATCGGGTGTGACATATGCGAGCGCTGGTACCACGGGAAATGCGTGAAGATAACCCCTGCCAAAGCTGAGAGCATCAAGCAATACAAATGCCCTTCGTGCATGAAACGAGGCAGGCAGTAG